The following are encoded together in the Streptomyces tsukubensis genome:
- a CDS encoding bifunctional glycosyltransferase/CDP-glycerol:glycerophosphate glycerophosphotransferase, with product MADATAEPTSPGTSGAPGLPDGPTPGPARAPDITVVVIVYNDEDRLPTAVASALEQTLRGVEIVIVDDRSTDGSYEVARSLAAGFPERVRAVRLDENSGGCGAPRNRGIAEARGTYVMFLDSDDTMERDACRNMLGAAEESGADLVSGLCLRVHVDSRHGRTVRWYPWLYESTRTVESISDLPDLLVFDTLSTNKCYRRAFLLERGLEFPVGIHYEDLLFSAQAYVAAERITLIPNRVYNWNIFDKAEQKSISNRRHEIANFAHRMEIHRRVDRLLAERGLMELKFHKDVKFLKHDLVLHLRDLPLMNEEYRRGFAELARGYLETIDPDAYREVQPIQAICAYLLKRGDWANLMPAADTLTNRAKLSSPLVEYQDRIYWCAEHLDDEEGRRVLDVTDAGYHTRPLGTLFLRNALTRYEDDEEGRVSLAGAVVNPLGRIEPGAPLRGHIEFHARRRSLRSFRFPLTSLRRAGRTIEWSAEADLGRRLRPLGVIDAVWDVRVVLDADGAILRTRLTPDDAGLLSASVLTVRPLLTRLVADGIEPEVSQHGHLAFHLVSRGAAAVRTEEVVRRALATPAADLAKRRIRSLRTTLASGDTKIRAYRKLLSKLPVRRGLVVFESHLGKQYSDSPRAIYEEMRAQGVDFHAVWSYAGKRPDGFPRDAELVRRWGWTYLRHLARAEYWIDNQGFPLKLGKRPETTYIQTWHGSALKRMGFDEPEYKAKTRPAQRSYQQALDRFDHFLVRSEHDVRTLAHGFRLDEDVLMRTGYPRNDALVAAVRAEKETGVRDRGEAARRLGLPEGKTVLLYAPTFRAGQDGKALPFAFPFDVEEFARRFGDRCTLLVRSHYLGRVVLPPSVRDAVIDVTDEHDITPLLAAADCLITDYSSVMFDYALLDRPMIFYAYDYEEYAQQGRGTYFDLREEAPGPVPATERELFAAVAAIETDGPRYAEARERFVARFGEYDKGDAARQVVAAFFPTGSGGDRPRGSGPAGRAAASARGRAGGPVGGPVGDGAGGRRVLPRSGAGRPGGGAAGEDRAPRNGGPGAPSPYDARSVGERPFPTPPAGTTKKGSDAS from the coding sequence ATGGCAGACGCGACCGCAGAGCCCACCTCACCCGGCACGTCCGGCGCACCCGGTCTCCCCGACGGTCCGACACCAGGACCGGCCCGCGCCCCCGACATCACCGTCGTCGTCATCGTCTACAACGACGAGGACCGGCTGCCCACTGCGGTGGCCTCCGCGCTGGAGCAGACGCTCAGGGGCGTCGAGATCGTCATCGTGGACGACCGGAGTACCGACGGGTCGTACGAGGTGGCGCGGTCGCTGGCCGCCGGGTTCCCCGAGCGGGTCCGCGCGGTACGGCTGGACGAGAACAGCGGGGGCTGCGGGGCGCCGAGGAACCGTGGCATCGCCGAGGCGCGCGGCACCTACGTGATGTTCCTCGACAGCGACGACACGATGGAGCGCGACGCCTGCCGCAACATGCTGGGGGCGGCCGAGGAGAGCGGGGCCGACCTGGTGTCGGGGCTCTGCCTGCGGGTGCACGTCGACTCGCGGCACGGCAGGACAGTGCGGTGGTATCCGTGGCTCTACGAGTCCACCCGCACCGTCGAATCGATCTCGGACCTTCCTGACCTGCTGGTCTTCGACACCCTCTCCACCAACAAGTGCTACCGAAGGGCCTTCCTGCTGGAGCGGGGACTTGAGTTCCCCGTGGGGATCCACTACGAGGACCTGCTCTTCTCCGCCCAGGCGTACGTGGCTGCGGAGCGGATCACGCTGATCCCGAACCGCGTCTACAACTGGAACATCTTCGACAAGGCAGAACAGAAGTCGATCAGCAACCGCCGCCATGAGATCGCCAACTTCGCCCACCGTATGGAGATCCACCGCAGGGTCGACCGACTGCTGGCCGAGCGCGGGCTGATGGAGCTGAAGTTCCACAAGGACGTCAAGTTCCTCAAACACGACCTGGTGCTGCACCTGCGTGACCTGCCGCTGATGAACGAGGAGTACCGCAGGGGCTTCGCCGAGCTGGCCCGCGGTTACCTGGAGACCATCGACCCCGATGCCTACCGCGAGGTCCAGCCCATCCAGGCCATCTGCGCCTACCTGCTGAAGCGCGGCGACTGGGCCAACCTGATGCCCGCCGCCGACACCCTCACCAACCGCGCCAAACTCTCCTCGCCGCTGGTCGAGTACCAGGACCGTATCTACTGGTGCGCGGAGCACCTCGACGACGAGGAGGGCAGACGGGTCCTCGACGTCACCGACGCCGGCTATCACACCCGCCCCCTCGGGACGCTCTTCCTGCGCAACGCCCTCACCCGCTACGAGGACGACGAGGAGGGGAGGGTCAGCCTCGCGGGCGCCGTCGTCAACCCGCTCGGCAGGATCGAGCCCGGCGCCCCCCTGCGCGGCCACATCGAGTTCCACGCGCGGCGCCGCTCCCTGCGCTCCTTCCGCTTCCCGCTCACTTCGCTGCGCCGCGCGGGGCGCACCATCGAGTGGAGCGCCGAGGCCGATCTGGGCCGCCGACTGCGCCCGCTCGGGGTCATAGACGCCGTGTGGGACGTACGGGTGGTGCTGGACGCGGACGGCGCGATCCTGCGGACCCGGCTCACCCCCGACGACGCGGGGCTGCTCTCCGCCTCCGTGCTGACGGTACGGCCCCTGCTGACCAGGCTCGTCGCCGACGGCATCGAGCCCGAGGTCTCCCAACACGGCCACCTCGCGTTCCACCTGGTCAGCAGGGGTGCGGCGGCCGTACGCACGGAGGAGGTGGTGCGGCGCGCCCTCGCCACTCCGGCGGCCGATCTCGCCAAACGCCGGATCCGTTCCCTGCGCACCACCCTCGCCTCGGGCGACACCAAGATCCGCGCCTACCGCAAACTCCTCAGTAAGCTCCCCGTCCGGCGCGGCCTCGTCGTCTTCGAGAGCCACCTCGGCAAGCAGTACAGCGACAGCCCCCGCGCCATCTACGAGGAGATGCGCGCCCAGGGCGTCGACTTCCACGCGGTGTGGTCGTACGCGGGAAAGAGACCGGACGGCTTCCCGCGCGACGCGGAACTCGTACGCCGCTGGGGCTGGACCTATCTGCGCCACCTCGCCCGCGCCGAGTACTGGATCGACAACCAGGGCTTCCCGCTGAAACTCGGCAAGCGCCCGGAGACGACGTACATCCAGACGTGGCACGGCTCCGCGCTCAAGCGCATGGGCTTCGACGAGCCGGAGTACAAGGCGAAGACCCGTCCCGCCCAGCGCTCCTACCAGCAGGCACTCGACCGCTTCGACCACTTCCTCGTCCGTTCCGAACACGATGTGCGCACCCTGGCCCACGGCTTCCGTCTCGACGAGGACGTGCTGATGCGCACCGGCTATCCGCGCAACGACGCGCTGGTCGCCGCCGTCCGGGCGGAGAAGGAGACGGGCGTACGCGACCGGGGCGAGGCGGCGCGGCGGCTCGGCCTCCCCGAGGGGAAGACGGTGCTGCTCTACGCGCCGACGTTCCGGGCCGGCCAGGACGGCAAGGCGCTGCCCTTCGCCTTCCCCTTCGACGTGGAGGAGTTCGCGCGCCGCTTCGGTGACCGCTGCACGCTGCTGGTGCGCTCCCACTACCTGGGCCGGGTGGTCCTGCCGCCGTCGGTGCGCGACGCCGTCATCGACGTCACCGACGAACACGACATCACGCCCCTGCTCGCCGCCGCGGACTGCCTGATCACGGACTACTCCTCGGTGATGTTCGACTACGCGCTCCTGGACCGCCCGATGATCTTCTACGCGTACGACTACGAGGAGTACGCCCAGCAGGGCCGAGGCACCTACTTCGACCTGCGCGAGGAAGCGCCGGGTCCGGTGCCCGCGACAGAGCGGGAGTTGTTCGCGGCCGTCGCCGCGATCGAGACGGACGGCCCGCGCTACGCGGAGGCGAGGGAACGATTCGTCGCCCGGTTCGGTGAGTACGACAAGGGGGACGCGGCACGGCAGGTCGTGGCGGCCTTCTTTCCCACGGGGAGCGGTGGGGATCGGCCTCGGGGGAGCGGGCCTGCGGGGCGCGCGGCGGCCTCGGCCCGGGGACGGGCGGGTGGTCCCGTGGGTGGCCCGGTGGGTGATGGGGCGGGCGGCCGTCGGGTTCTGCCGCGTTCCGGGGCGGGGCGGCCGGGAGGCGGGGCTGCGGGGGAGGACCGCGCGCCGAGGAACGGCGGGCCGGGGGCCCCTTCGCCGTATGACGCCCGGTCCGTCGGGGAGCGGCCGTTCCCGACACCGCCGGCAGGGACCACCAAGAAGGGGAGTGACGCCTCATGA
- a CDS encoding glycosyltransferase, whose protein sequence is MTRDSFTTGDSFTTGDTCSTGDTFTAEGICSTGDTFTAGDTTPPTGTARTRRDIFFVSNSVDELGGVTTWSHQMARLFCERGHRVHVVGIRPAPDDRRQYLGSRPPYRTSTLYDAEPEKGRTPATMAVPAARLRDIFEEAPPGAVVICTQIWAMEWVALARTEGHTFIGMSHESYRGTRYSSRFNRVKRYYRDVDRMLPLTREDADLWIRHADMNNVGYMPNPLPALPDEPSLRTENVVTSIGRLDDQKGIDMLLDTWAEVAPLHPDWRLRIYGRAEEPEDELRLRAQCAELGLDASVEWCGTTSDVPEALRGGSVFVQSSRFEGFPLALMEAMAAAVPCAAFDCAPGVREIVSDGVDGLLAAPGSTSELARHLDTLLADKALRDRMGEAARKNIQRYGTDEIVHRWERLFAFLER, encoded by the coding sequence ATGACCAGGGACAGCTTCACGACCGGGGACAGCTTCACGACCGGGGACACCTGCTCGACCGGGGACACCTTCACGGCCGAGGGCATCTGCTCGACCGGGGACACCTTCACGGCCGGGGACACCACTCCCCCCACGGGCACCGCCCGGACGAGGAGAGACATCTTCTTCGTCTCCAACAGCGTCGACGAACTGGGCGGTGTGACCACGTGGTCGCACCAGATGGCCCGTCTCTTCTGCGAGCGCGGCCACCGGGTCCACGTCGTCGGTATCCGTCCCGCCCCCGACGACCGGCGCCAGTACCTGGGGTCGAGGCCGCCCTACCGTACGAGCACGCTCTACGACGCCGAGCCGGAGAAGGGCAGGACCCCGGCGACGATGGCGGTCCCCGCCGCGCGGCTGCGTGACATCTTCGAGGAGGCCCCGCCGGGCGCGGTCGTCATCTGCACCCAGATCTGGGCCATGGAGTGGGTGGCGCTCGCCCGTACCGAGGGGCACACCTTCATCGGCATGAGCCACGAGTCGTACAGGGGCACCCGCTACAGCTCGCGCTTCAACCGGGTCAAGCGGTACTACCGCGATGTCGACCGCATGTTGCCGCTGACCCGCGAGGACGCGGACCTGTGGATCAGGCACGCCGACATGAACAACGTCGGCTACATGCCCAACCCGCTGCCCGCGCTCCCCGACGAGCCCTCGCTCCGTACCGAGAACGTCGTCACGAGCATCGGCCGCCTGGACGACCAGAAGGGCATCGACATGCTCCTGGACACCTGGGCCGAGGTGGCGCCGCTCCACCCCGACTGGCGGCTGCGGATCTACGGCCGCGCGGAGGAGCCCGAGGACGAACTGCGCCTGCGCGCCCAGTGCGCGGAACTGGGGCTCGACGCTTCCGTGGAGTGGTGCGGGACCACCTCGGACGTGCCGGAGGCGTTGCGCGGCGGCTCCGTCTTCGTACAGTCGTCCCGCTTCGAGGGGTTCCCGCTCGCACTCATGGAGGCGATGGCGGCGGCCGTGCCGTGTGCGGCCTTCGACTGCGCTCCCGGGGTGCGGGAGATCGTCAGCGACGGCGTCGACGGGCTGCTCGCGGCCCCCGGCTCCACGTCGGAGCTGGCCAGACATCTGGACACGCTGCTGGCGGACAAGGCGCTGCGGGACCGTATGGGCGAGGCCGCCAGAAAGAACATCCAGCGGTACGGAACGGACGAAATCGTTCACCGTTGGGAACGGCTGTTTGCGTTTTTGGAACGTTAG
- a CDS encoding ABC transporter ATP-binding protein, whose amino-acid sequence MAVAERTATSTAAGQGAAQAPAQVPTVIADRVDIVYRVHGTRGGKGAATAALGRILSRGKSEKAAGVRTVHAVKSVSFTAYRGEAIGLIGTNGSGKSTLLKAVAGLLPVEHGAIYTDGQPSLLGVNAAMMNDLTGERNVFLGGLAMGMSREQVGQRYEDIVDFSGINEKGDFITLPMRTYSSGMAARLRFSIAAAKDHDVLLIDEALATGDRSFQKRSEARIRELRSSAGTVFLVSHNNKSIRDTCERVLWLERGELRMDGPTKDVLKEYDDFTNRK is encoded by the coding sequence ATGGCCGTGGCTGAGCGGACCGCGACGAGCACGGCGGCTGGACAGGGAGCCGCGCAGGCCCCGGCCCAGGTGCCCACCGTGATCGCCGACCGGGTCGACATCGTCTACCGGGTGCACGGCACCCGCGGCGGCAAGGGCGCGGCGACAGCGGCGCTCGGCCGCATCCTGAGCAGGGGAAAGAGCGAGAAGGCGGCGGGCGTACGCACGGTGCACGCGGTCAAGAGCGTCTCGTTCACGGCCTACCGGGGCGAGGCCATCGGCCTCATCGGCACCAACGGCTCAGGCAAGTCGACCCTGCTGAAGGCGGTCGCGGGCCTGCTTCCGGTGGAGCACGGCGCCATCTACACGGACGGCCAGCCGTCGCTGCTCGGCGTGAACGCGGCGATGATGAACGACCTGACGGGCGAACGCAACGTCTTCCTCGGCGGCCTCGCGATGGGCATGTCCCGCGAACAGGTCGGGCAGCGCTACGAGGACATCGTCGACTTCTCCGGCATCAACGAGAAGGGCGACTTCATCACCCTCCCGATGCGCACGTACTCCTCAGGCATGGCGGCCCGGCTGCGCTTCTCCATCGCCGCGGCCAAGGACCACGACGTCCTCCTGATCGACGAGGCCCTGGCAACGGGCGACCGTTCGTTCCAGAAACGCTCGGAGGCCAGAATCAGGGAGCTGCGGTCCAGCGCGGGCACGGTCTTCCTGGTCAGCCACAACAACAAGTCGATCAGGGACACCTGCGAACGGGTCCTGTGGCTGGAACGCGGCGAACTCCGCATGGACGGCCCGACCAAGGACGTCCTGAAGGAGTACGACGACTTCACGAACCGCAAGTAA
- a CDS encoding ABC transporter permease, whose amino-acid sequence MSQVLDTPPRRDPVPEPEREVTPAELAARFNLSVSGARPSLPAYVRQLWSRRHFILAFSTAKLTAQYSQAKLGQLWQVATPLLNAMVYYLIFGILLETNRGIDDFVPFLVTGVFIFTFTQSTVLAGTRAISGNLGLVRALHFPRASLPVSFAIQQLQQLLFSMVALVAILIGFGVYPALSWVLVLPALALQFVFNAGLALIMARIGSKTPDVAQLMPFVLRTWMYASGVMFSIDRVLKGHDLPAFVHVALECNPAAVYIDLVRFALIDSFHADQLPSHVWAVAVGWALLAGVGGFIYFWKAEEKYGRG is encoded by the coding sequence GTGAGCCAGGTTCTCGACACCCCACCCCGCAGGGACCCGGTGCCCGAGCCCGAGAGAGAGGTGACCCCGGCCGAACTGGCCGCGCGGTTCAACCTCTCCGTGAGTGGCGCGAGGCCCTCACTACCCGCCTACGTACGGCAGCTGTGGAGCCGGCGCCACTTCATCCTGGCGTTCTCCACGGCCAAGCTGACCGCCCAGTACAGCCAGGCCAAGCTCGGCCAGTTGTGGCAGGTCGCCACGCCGCTGCTGAACGCGATGGTCTACTACCTCATCTTCGGCATCCTGCTGGAGACCAACCGGGGCATAGACGACTTCGTACCGTTCCTGGTGACCGGGGTCTTCATCTTCACGTTCACGCAGAGCACGGTGCTTGCGGGCACGCGGGCCATCTCCGGCAACCTCGGCCTGGTGCGGGCCCTGCACTTCCCGCGCGCCTCGCTGCCGGTCTCCTTCGCCATCCAGCAGTTGCAGCAGTTGCTGTTCTCGATGGTGGCGCTGGTGGCCATCCTGATCGGCTTCGGGGTGTACCCGGCGCTGTCGTGGGTCCTCGTACTGCCCGCGTTGGCGCTACAGTTCGTCTTCAACGCGGGCCTGGCGCTGATCATGGCGAGGATCGGCAGCAAGACCCCGGACGTCGCACAGCTGATGCCCTTCGTACTGCGTACGTGGATGTACGCGTCGGGCGTGATGTTCAGCATCGACAGGGTCCTCAAGGGCCACGACCTGCCGGCCTTCGTCCACGTGGCGCTGGAGTGCAATCCGGCCGCCGTCTACATCGACCTCGTACGGTTCGCGCTGATCGACAGCTTCCACGCGGACCAACTCCCTTCGCACGTGTGGGCGGTGGCGGTCGGCTGGGCGCTGCTGGCGGGCGTCGGCGGGTTCATCTACTTCTGGAAGGCGGAGGAGAAGTATGGCCGTGGCTGA
- a CDS encoding bifunctional glycosyltransferase/CDP-glycerol:glycerophosphate glycerophosphotransferase: protein MPRFSIVVPVYRVQGYLRECLDSVLAQGYEDFELIAVDDRSPDASGAILDEYAAKDPRVVPVHQTENGGIGTARNAGVARSRGDYILFLDSDDTLTPGALEAIDERIAETGSPDLVLYDYARTFWWDSQKRNRDAELFAAPGPDVFSIAERPELLDLFTVVWNKAYRRDFYLDGGFSFPDGYYEDVVVVYESLLTAERIALLDRVCVHYRQRRQGNALRTPSRAHFAAFAQYESLFRFVEQRPELHRWRGFLFRHMVDHYLFILSRPDRVPAASRAEFFSLAAAHYRAYLPPGFELPEGTIGTKFQALSRGSYRAFQALKFVNGTRVTSLGRLRKTKNKVGKRAYATYYQLQRRRPIDNNLAVYAAYWYRLPSCNPLAVYERAKEIAPHVHGVWVVKKELADQVPEGIDFVIPNTPRYWDVLARAKYFVNNVNYPDHLVKRPEQVHLQTHHGTPLKRMGIDQQRYPAAAKGMSFRKMLQRADRWDFSVSSNQHTTEHWERVYPCAFESVDSGYPRNDVYYRATAEDVAAVREKIGIAPGTTAVLYAPTVRDYQAGFVPRLDLAKVAQGLGPDTVLLVRTHYFYGEDPALQRLADDGLLIDVSRYPVVEELCLAADALVTDYSSIMFDYANLDRPIVTYADDWDVYVKSRGVTFDLLSGRPGETPGVIAKTDDELIEAFRGGRWKGAEAAALRSAFRERFCHWDDGHAAERVVRRVYLDQPMSPAPLPQDQRTPAPAPNGKATKGGLVPDSPAGLTERDTRPGQAADLLSG from the coding sequence ATGCCTCGTTTCAGCATTGTCGTGCCTGTGTACCGGGTGCAGGGGTACCTGCGGGAATGTCTCGATTCGGTCCTCGCGCAGGGTTACGAGGACTTCGAGCTCATCGCGGTGGACGACAGATCACCGGACGCGAGCGGCGCGATCCTCGACGAGTACGCGGCCAAGGACCCCCGGGTGGTCCCCGTGCACCAGACGGAGAACGGCGGTATCGGCACCGCGCGCAACGCCGGTGTCGCCCGCTCCCGCGGTGACTACATCCTCTTCCTCGACAGCGACGACACCCTGACACCCGGCGCACTTGAGGCGATAGACGAGCGAATAGCCGAGACGGGCAGCCCCGACCTCGTGCTCTACGACTACGCGCGCACCTTCTGGTGGGACAGCCAGAAGCGCAACAGGGACGCGGAACTGTTCGCCGCGCCGGGCCCCGACGTCTTCTCGATCGCCGAGCGCCCCGAACTCCTCGACCTCTTCACCGTCGTGTGGAACAAGGCCTACCGCAGGGACTTCTACCTGGACGGCGGCTTCTCCTTCCCCGACGGCTACTACGAAGACGTGGTCGTCGTCTACGAGTCGCTGCTGACGGCGGAGCGGATCGCTCTGCTCGACCGGGTCTGCGTGCACTACCGGCAGCGCCGCCAGGGCAATGCCCTGCGCACCCCGAGCCGCGCGCACTTCGCCGCCTTCGCGCAGTACGAGTCGCTGTTCAGGTTCGTGGAGCAGCGGCCCGAGCTGCACCGCTGGCGCGGCTTCCTCTTCCGTCACATGGTCGACCACTACCTCTTCATCCTCAGCCGACCCGACCGGGTGCCCGCCGCCTCGCGCGCCGAGTTCTTCTCGCTGGCCGCCGCCCACTACCGGGCCTACCTCCCGCCCGGCTTCGAACTGCCGGAAGGGACCATCGGAACCAAGTTCCAGGCCTTGTCCCGTGGTTCGTACCGGGCCTTCCAGGCGCTGAAGTTCGTCAACGGCACCCGCGTCACCAGCCTCGGCAGGCTGCGCAAGACCAAGAACAAGGTCGGCAAGCGCGCCTACGCCACCTACTACCAGCTCCAGCGGCGCAGGCCCATCGACAACAACCTCGCCGTGTACGCCGCCTACTGGTACCGGCTGCCCAGCTGCAACCCGCTCGCCGTGTACGAGCGGGCCAAGGAGATCGCGCCCCACGTGCACGGCGTGTGGGTGGTCAAGAAGGAACTCGCGGACCAGGTGCCCGAGGGCATCGACTTCGTCATCCCGAACACCCCGCGCTACTGGGACGTGCTCGCCCGCGCCAAGTACTTCGTGAACAACGTCAACTACCCCGACCACCTGGTCAAGCGCCCCGAGCAGGTGCACCTCCAGACGCACCACGGCACCCCGCTCAAGCGGATGGGCATCGACCAGCAGCGCTACCCGGCCGCCGCGAAGGGGATGAGCTTCCGCAAGATGCTCCAGCGCGCCGACCGCTGGGACTTCAGCGTCTCCTCCAACCAGCACACGACCGAGCACTGGGAGCGGGTCTACCCCTGCGCCTTCGAGTCGGTCGACAGCGGCTACCCGCGCAACGACGTGTACTACCGCGCCACCGCGGAGGACGTCGCCGCCGTACGCGAGAAGATCGGTATCGCTCCGGGCACGACCGCCGTGCTGTACGCGCCGACCGTCCGCGACTACCAGGCGGGCTTCGTACCCCGCCTGGACCTCGCCAAGGTCGCCCAGGGGCTCGGCCCCGACACGGTGCTGCTGGTGCGTACGCACTACTTCTACGGCGAGGACCCGGCGCTCCAGCGCCTCGCCGACGACGGCCTGCTGATCGACGTGTCGCGCTACCCGGTCGTCGAGGAGCTGTGCCTCGCCGCTGACGCGCTGGTCACCGACTACTCGTCGATCATGTTCGACTACGCCAACCTGGACCGGCCGATCGTGACGTACGCCGACGACTGGGACGTGTACGTGAAGTCACGAGGCGTCACCTTCGACCTGCTCTCGGGCCGGCCCGGCGAGACGCCCGGCGTCATCGCGAAGACCGACGACGAACTGATCGAGGCGTTCCGCGGCGGACGCTGGAAGGGCGCGGAGGCGGCGGCCCTGCGGTCGGCCTTCCGCGAGCGCTTCTGCCACTGGGACGACGGCCACGCGGCGGAGCGCGTGGTGCGCCGCGTCTACCTGGACCAGCCGATGTCCCCCGCGCCCCTGCCACAGGACCAGCGGACCCCGGCCCCGGCCCCGAACGGCAAAGCCACCAAAGGAGGCCTCGTACCGGACAGCCCGGCGGGGCTGACGGAGCGCGATACGCGGCCTGGGCAGGCGGCGGATTTGCTGTCGGGCTGA